The Stenotrophomonas sp. BIO128-Bstrain region ATGACTGTGCCGCGCAGCGAGATCGAGCAGCTGCGTGCGCCGGTGCTGACCGGCCTGCAGCAGGTGGCGGATGCGCTGCCGGGGGCGTCGATCTGGGATCCGATGCCGCTGCTGTGCCCCGGCGAGCAGTGCCTGCCGACCCGCGAGGGCAAGCCGCTGTTCTTCGATGGCGATCATCTCAGCGGCTATGGCAATCGACTGCTGCTGCCTGATTTCCAGGCCCGGCTGAAGCGCCTGGAGGCGACGGCGCCGGCCGCCGCCCCCTGAATCCCATCGCCCGCGATCAGTCGCGGGCAGCCGTGCCTGCTTCGGCCTCGATCGGGCCGGCGACCTGCTGGCCCGCCTGCCAGACCGCATCGATCCGGCGGCTGTTGCGGATGTCCTGAAGCGGGTTGGCCCCCAGAACCAGCAGATCCGCACGGCGACCGACCGCGATCCGACCGCGATCGTCCAGGCCAAGCAGGCGTGCGGCGTCGGCGGTGGCTACCTGCAACGCCTGCGCCGGGGTGAAACCGGCCTGGGTCATCAGCTCCAGCTCGCGATGCTCGGCGACGCCGATCACGCGCTGCGGCATCGCGCCGGCATCGGTACCGAAGCCGATGTTCACACCGGCCTCGTGCAGCGTTTTCAGATTACGCAGGTTCATGGCCACCGCTGCGCGTGCCTTGGGGATGCCATCGCCCGCCAGCTGCGCCTTCTGCCACTGTGGTTGCTGCCAGCGCTCACGCACGGCTGCCGGCAGGGCGTTGGCCACGAACGGCTGCTGCAGCCACTGCGGGTTCTCTGCGTACAGATAATTCGCCTCGTCGATGTTGACCGTCGGGATGTACCACACGCCCTTGTCGCGCATCGCGCTGACCAGCGCCGGGGCGACCGGCGTATCGCGGATGCCGTGCGCGATGATGTCCACGCCGGCCTCGACCAGATCCGCTGCCGGCGCCTGGTCGTGGATGTGCGCGGCCACCTTGAGCTGGTGCTGGTGCGCCTCATCGATCGCCGCGCGGTAGATCGGTGGCGCCATCATCGGGAAGCGGCCACCGAGGTCGTCCACCCACAGCTTGATCACGTCCACCCCGGCCTGCTGCTGCGCGCGGACCGCGGCGCGGGCCTGGTCGGGCGTGGTCGGGCGTGCCACGGGGTCGTGCTCGAGCCCCATCGTTTTGGCCGGCGGGGCGCCTGCGGCCGCGCCGATGCCGCCACCGGCGCCGTACAGCTGCGCACCGAGCGTGGGTTGGTCACGGACTTCGGCGCGGATCGTGGTGAACGCAGCGCCGTTCATGCCCAGCGCGGTCACCGTGGTGATGCCGTAGCGCTGGAACTGCTGCAGGTCGCGGAGCACGTGATCACGGGTGTAGAAGCGGTCGCCATGCTCCAGCCCGTCGGTATTGCCGACGTGGATGTGGTTGCTGACCAGGCCGGGCAGGATCATCTTGCCCTGGTAGTCGATGCGCTTGGCACCCTTGGCCAGTGCGGGCGGCGGTGGGCCGATGTGTGCGATGCGCTCATCGCGCAGCGTCAGCGTGGTGATGCCCAGGTCGCGTTCGCCGTCGAACACGCGGGCGTTGTCGAGAATGATCGGGGGGGCTGCGTTCGCGGTGGCACAGGCCGCCACGAGGGCGGTGAACAGGGTCGGCAGGCGAAGGGAACTTCGCATGGGGACTCCGGGGTTGGGGAATCCCGAGCGTACCGGCACCAACGTGACGGCAGGGCCACGCACGGCGTGGCGCTACACGGCCCCGGGCTTCCGGCTGGCGGCCCGCAACAGCGGCAGGCTGATCGCGAAGAAGCACAGCAGGGCGCCGGCCAGCGCGAATCCGCTGGCCGCCAGGAATGCGGTGCGGCCCTGATCGATCGGCCACAGCTGGCCCGCGATCAACGCACCGAGCACACCGCCCACACCCGAGGAGAAGCCGTACAACACGCCCTGGCCGTGCCCATTGAGGCGGCCGGGGAAGTAGGTGGCCAGCATCTGCATCGCAGCGGCGAAGAAGGCCGCAAAGCCCAGTGCATGCGCGGTCTGGGCGACCAGCATCACCGGCAGGTTCTGCGGGAACAGTGCGGTGATCGCCCAGCGCACGGTGGAGCTGAGCAGGGCGATCAGCAGCATCCAGCTGGCGTCATAGCGGCGGAAGAAGCGGCCGATGGTGAAGAACACGCCGACTTCGAACACCACCCCGACCGTCCACAACACGCCCAGCGTGGAAGTCGCGTAGCCGTGGTGGTCCATGTAGACCGAGAAGAACGTGTAGTACGGGCCGAACGACAGCTGCTCCATGAAGGCGGCCAGGAAGAACGCCAGTACCTGCGGCTTGCGCACGATCTGCCAGAAACCAGTGACATCGCCGTCGCTGCGCTGCAGGTTGCGCGCATAGCGGTTGGCGAAGCCCGAGGCCGTAAGCAGGCCGAACAGCGGCAGCATCAGCCACGGCAGCAGGTGTGCATTGCCGGCGCCGCCGTCACCTTCGATGATCCAGCCAAACAGCATCACCACCACGATGAAACCCAGCGAGCCCCACACCCGGATAAGTCCGTAGCGATGGCTGTCGCTGCCCAGGTGGGTCAGCGTGATCGATTCGAACTGCGGCATCACTGCGTTGTAGAAGAAGCAGAACGCGATCATCGCCGGGCACAGCCAGGGCTGCGGCAACGGCAGCAGGAAGGCGCAGAACGTCAGCAGCGTGAGCACACAGCCCAGCCGCAGCCAGAAGATCGGGCGCGGCGAGGCGGCGGCAATGGAGGTCCACGTGGTCGGCGCGACGATACGGGTGGCATACCACAGCCCCATCATCACGCTGATCGCGGTGACGCTCATGCCGCGCGAGGTCAGGAACAGCGACCAGTAGGGCGTGAACGCGCCGAGGGCGGCGTAGTAGACCAGGTAGAACGACGAGAGGCGGACGGCCGGGACGGCGTCGCGGGGGAGGGCGGTCATGCAGGGTCTCGGAGGGCGCGCACCCGCCAACAGTGGGTGCCTACCCGTGCATTATGCCGGTAGCACCCGACCGTGGGTCGGGTGACGCGGTCATTCCGGATCGTAATCCAGGTTGGAGGCCAGCCAGCGTTCGGCCTGCACGCGGTCCACGCCCTTGCGCTTGGCATAGTCCACCACCTGCTCGCGCGAGACCCGGCCGACCACGAAATACTGGCTCTGCGGGTGGCTGAAGTAGTAACCCGATACCGCCGCGGTGGGCAGCATCGCAAAGCTCTCGGTCAGCTGCATGTCCGCAGTGCGCTCGGCGTCGAGCAAGTGGAACAGCGTGGCCTTCTCGCTGTGCTCCGGGCAGGCCGGATAGCCCGGGGCAGGGCGGATGCCGGTGTACTTCTCGGCGATCAGCGACTCATTGTCCAGCTGCTCATCGGGCTGGTAGCCCCAGTAATCCATGCGTACGTGCTGGTGCAGGCGCTCGGCCAGGGCTTCGGCCAGGCGGTCGGCCAGTGCCTTGAGCAGGATCGCGTTGTAGTCGTCATGGTCGGCCTCGAAACGGGCCACGTGCGGGTCGATGCCGATGCCGGCGGTCACGGCGAACGCGCCGATCCAGTCCTGCTTGCCCGTGTCGGCCGGGGCAATGAAATCGGCCAGGCAGAAGTCCGGGCGCTCGACCGGCTTGTCGACCTGCTGGCGCAGGAAGTGCAGCACGGCCGGGCCGTTGTCGGTGCGCAGGTGCACGTCATCGCCGACGCTGTTGGCCGGCCACAGCCCGAACACCGCCTTGGCAGTCAGCCACTTCTCCTCGACGATGCGGGAGAGCATCGCGCGGGCATCCTGGTACAGATCCGTCGCCTGGGGCCCGACGATCTCGTCGGTCAGGATCGCCGGGAACTTGCCGGCCAGTTCCCAGGCTTGGAAGAACGGGGTCCAATCGATCACCTCGACCAGGTCGGCCAACGGGTAATCGTCGAGCACATGCAGGCCCGGCCTGCGCGGCGTCGGCGGCGTGTAGTTCGCCCAGTCGCCCACGAAGCGCTGGGCGCGTGCCTTGGCCAGGGGCACCAGGCGCTTGGCATCGCCACGGTTGCGGTGGCGCTGGCGGATGTCGGCGTAGTCGGCCTCATTGGCGGCCACGAAGGCATCGCGCAGCTCGCGCGAGATCAGCGACTGCGCGACGCCGACCGCGCGCGAGGCATCCTTCACCCACACCGTGGGCGCCTTGTAATGCGGGTCGATCTTCAGCGCCGTGTGCGCACGCGAGGTGGTGGCGCCGCCGATCATCAGCGGCATCGTGAAGCCCTGCCGCTCCATCTCGCGGGCGACGTGGCTCATCTCTTCCAGCGAGGGGGTGATCAGCCCGGACAGGCCGATGATGTCCGCGTTTTCAGCACGCGCGGCGTCGAGGATCTTCTGCGCCGGCACCATCACGCCCAGATCGACCACATCGAAGTTGTTGCAGGCCAGGACCACGCCGACGATGTTCTTGCCGATGTCGTGCACGTCGCCCTTGACCGTGGCCATGATGATCTTGCCGTTGCTCTTGGCGGTGTCGCCACTGCGTGCCTTCTCGGCCTCGATGTAGGGCAGCAGGTAGGCCACCGCCTTTTTCATCACGCGTGCGGACTTGACCACCTGCGGCAGGAACATCTTGCCGGCGCCGAACAGGTCACCGACGATGTTCATGCCGTCCATCAGCGGCCCCTCGATCACATCCAGCGGCCGCGTCGAGCGCGCACGCGCTTCTTCGGTGTCCTGCTCGACCCAGGCGTCCATGCCGTGTACGAGCGCATGCGCAAGGCGGTCGTTGACCGGCTTCTCGCGCCAGGCCAGATCTTCGCCGCGCACTTCGCCTTTCTTGCCCTTGTAACGCTCGGCGATCTCCAGCAAGCGCTCGGTGCCGTCGCTGCGGCGGTTGAGGATCACATCCTCCACGCGCTCGCGCAGTTCCGGGTCCAGGTCATCGTAGATCGGCATCGCGCCGGCATTGACGATGCCCATGTCCATGCCCGCGCCAATGGCATGGAACAGGAACACGGAGTGGATCGCCTGGCGTACGGTTTCATTGCCGCGGAAGGAGAAGGACACATTGGAGACACCGCCGGAGACATGGCAGTGCGGCAGGGTGCGCTTGATGATGCGGGTGGCTTCGATGAAGTCGACCGCGTAGTTGTCGTGTTCCTCGATACCGGTGGCGACGGCGAAGATGTTCGGGTCGAAGATGATGTCCTGCGGCGGGAAGCCGACCTGTTCGGTCAGGATCCGGTAGGCGCGGGTGCAGATCTCGACCTTGCGCGCGCAGGTATCGGCCTGGCCGTCCTCATCGAAGGCCATCACCACCGCGGCCGCGCCGTAGCGCAGTACCTTGCGCGCCTGCTCGATGAACTGCGCTTCGCCTTCCTTGAGCGAGATCGAGTTGACCACGCTCTTGCCCTGCAGGCACTTCAGCCCGGCCTCGATCACGCTCCACTTGGACGAATCGACCATCACCGGAATGCGCGCGATGTCCGGCTCGGACATGATCAGATTCAGATAGCGCGTCATCGCCTTTTCGGAATCGATCAGGCCCTCGTCCATGTTCACATCGAGGATCTGCGCGCCATTGGCGACCTGCTGGCGCGCCACTTCCACCGCCTCCTCGTAACGCTCTTCCTTCACCAGCTTGCGGAACTGCGCACTGCCGGTGACGTTGGTGCGCTCGCCGATGTTGACGAACAGCAGGTCCGGGGTGATGACCAGCGGCTCGAGACCGGACAGGCGGGTGTGGCGGGAAGACGTCATGGGCAGGCTGGCACGGGCTGGCGGAGGAAGGTCAACGACAACGGGAACGGGGAGCAGGTGCGGTCATGCCGCATCTTCCAGCGGTGGCGCCGGCAGGCGGCGCGGCGGCAGATCGGCCACCGCCTCGGCGATCGCGCGGATGTGCGCCGGGGTAGTGCCGCAGCAGCCGCCCACCAGGTTGAGCAGGCCGGCGCTGGCGAACTCGCGCAGCGTGGTCGCCATTTCTTCCGGGGTTTCGTCGTACTCGCCGAATGCATTGGGCAGGCCCGCATTCGGGTGTGCGCTGACCAGGCACTCCGCCACGGTCGACAGCGTCTCCACGTGGGGCCGCATGTCGCTGGCACCGAGCGCGCAGTTCAGCCCGATCGACAGCGGCCGACCGTGCGCGACCGAGGCGTAGAACGCCTCTGCCGTCTGCCCGGACAACGTGCGCCCGGACGCATCGGTGATGGTGCCGGAGATCATCACCGGCAGCCGCCCGCCGCGGGCATCGAACACTTCTTCGATGGCGAACAGCGCGGCTTTGGCGTTGAGCGTGTCGAAGATGGTTTCCACCATCAGGGTGTCGGCACCGCCGTCGATCAGCCCATCGATGGCCTCGCGATAGGTCTCGCGCAGCGCATCGAAGCTGGTATTGCGGAAACCCGGATCGTTCACGTCCGGGCTGATCGAGGCGGTGCGGCTGGTCGGGCCGAGCACCCCGATCACGAAGCGGGGCTTGCCCGGCGTGGTCGCCGCGACCGCATCGCAGCAGGCCCGCGCCACGGCGGCACCGGCTTTGTTGAGCTCGTAGACCAGGTGCTCAAGGTGGTAGTCGGCCTGGCTGACCGAGGTCGCGTTGAAGGTGTTGGTCTCGACCAGATCGGCACCGGCCTCCAGATAGGCGGTGTGGATGCCGCCGATGACCTCCGGGCGGGTCAACAGCAACAGGTCGTTGTTGCCCTTGAGGTCATGGCCCTGCGGCGCCTCGCCGGATGCGGCATGGTCGCAGCCGGGACCGTGGTGATGGTCGTACCCCCCGGCGAAACGCTCGCCGCGGTAATCGTCCTCCTCCAGCCCGTGCCGCTGGATCATCGTGCCCATGGCGCCATCGATGATCAGGATGCGCTGGGCCAGCGCCGTTTCCAGCGCATGCACGCGGTCGGGGTGGAGCCAGGGCAGGGATGGCATGGGCAGACCTCAGGGCTTGCTGGCAATCAGCGAAATGACTTCGAAATGCGGCGGGCGCTTCTCGCGGGTCACGGTTTCCAGGCTGGAGACGACCAGGCCGGCCTTCTCCACGAACTTGCGCAGTTCCTTGTCGCTGAAACCAAGGTTGACGTGGCCATACGCGTCCACGGCCGCACGGTGTTCGTGACGGGCCAGGCTGCACAGCAGCAGGCGACCGCCCGGGCGCAGCACGCGCGCGCCCTCGGCGACGGCCTGGGCCGGCTTGGCCGCGTAGGTCAGTGCGTGCATCAGCACCACCAGATCGAAGCTCTGGTCGGGGAAGGGCAGGGCGTGCATGTCGCCTTCGCGCACTTCCACGTTGGCCAGCCGGCGCAGGCGCTCGCTGGCGGCGGCGACCACGCGCGCGCTGGTGTCGATGCAGACATAGCGCTTGGCATGCGGGGCGACCAGTTCGGCCAATACGCCGTCACCGGAGGCGATATCAAGCACGTCACCGGTTTCCAGCAGCGGCAGCGCGGTGCGCGCCAGCGCCTCCCAGGTGCGGCCGGGGGAGTAATGGCGTTCCATGTCGCCGGCGACGCTGTCGGCCCAGTTCTGGTCGGCGGCGCGGCTGGCCATCACCGCGGCCACGCGTTCAGCATCCTTGCGCAGCAGCGGATCGTCGCTGCCGGTGCTCAGGGCATGCCACAATGCGCGCTGCGCCGGATCCAGCGCGGCGTCATCGAAGCGGTAATACGCCGAGACGCCCGAGCGACGGTCGCGGACCAGGCCGGCTTCCTTGAGCCGGGCCAGATGGGTGGACACCCGCGGCTGGGCCAGCGTGGTGATGGCCGACAGCTCGGCCACGGTGAGTTCTTCCTGTTCCAGCAGCGCCAGCAGGCGCACCCGGGTGGCGTCGGCGAACACTTTCAGCCGGACGGACCAGTCCTCGAGATCCATAAATATCTACCTATCGCGATATAGAGATATTTTCGTCCTTTGGCGGCGGTGCGGTCAAGTCAGGCGTCCTCTCCCCGCCCCCCGTACAATCGCCCGACCGGGCCGCGCGCACTGCGGCCCCTTTCACTCTGTACCCGGGAGGGTGTTGTGGATTTCAGCTTTACCGAAGAGCAGTTGATGCTGCAGGACGTTGCGCGCCGTATCGCGCAGGAAAAAATCGCGCCCAGCGCCGAACACCACGATCGTACCGGCGAGTTCCCGCTGGAGAACATCCGCCTGCTGGGCGAGAACGGTCTGATGGGCATCGAAGTGCCTGAAGAATACGGCGGCGCGGGCATGGACCCGATCGCCTACGTCCTGGCGATGGTGGAGGTCGCCGCCGGAGACGCTGCGCATTCGACGATCATGTCGGTCAACAATTCGCTGTTCTGCAACGGCATCCTGACCCATGGCAGTGAAGCGCAGAAGCAGAAGTACGTGCGCGCCATCGCCGAGGGCGAGGCCATCGGCGCGTTCGCGCTGACCGAGCCGCAGTCCGGGTCGGATGCGACGGCGATGCGCTGCCGGGCGGTCAAGCAGGCCGATGGCACTTACGTGATCAACGGCAAGAAAAGCTGGATCACCTCCGGCCCGGTCGCCAAGTACATCGTGCTGTTTGCGATGACCGATCCGGACCAGGGCGCGCGTGGCATCACCGCGTTCATGATCGACACCGACAAGGCCGGCTTCCACCGCGGCAAGACCGAGCCGAAGCTGGGCATCCGTGCCTCGGCCACCTGCGAAATCGAGTTCCAGGATTACGTGGCGGCCGCCGAGGATGTCGTCGGCAAGGAAGGCGAGGGCTTCAAGATCGCCATGGGCGTGCTAGACGCCGGCCGCATCGGGATCGCCTCGCAGGCGATCGGCATTGCGCGTGCCGCGTATGAGGCGACGATCGAATACGTGAAGGACCGCAAGGCCTTCGGCGCGGCGATCGGCACCTTCCAGATGACCCAGGCCAAGATCGCCGACATGAAATGCAAGCTGGACGCAGCCCTGCTGCTGACCCTGCGCGCGGCATGGGTGAAGGGCCAGGGCAAGCGTTTCAGCAATGAAGCGGCGATCGCCAAGCTGACCGCCTCCGAAGCGGCCATGTGGATCACCCACCAGGCGGTGCAGATCCACGGCGGCATGGGCTACTCCAAGGAAATGCCGCTGGAGCGTTACTTCCGTGATGCCAAGATCACCGAGATCTACGAGGGCACCTCGGAGATCCAGCGGTTGGTAATCGCGCGCAACGAGACGGGTCTGCGCTGAGGTTCGACGGCCACGACCCACGGTCGTGGCCTGCTGGCGACGGCCGTCGCCTCGCGACCGCCAGCCAGGTAGGTGCCGACCGTTGGTCGGCACGCGTAGTGCAGAATATGCGGTTCCGTTCTGCAGGAGATTCCATGGTGATCTATCGAGGCGCAGGGTTCCTGACGCTGCTCACGCCCATCGCGGCCCTGCTGCTGTTGATGTGGCTGTGGCCGGATCCGAGCGTCGACCACGGCAATACGTCGCTGCGGCAGCTGTTGTTCGGTTTCGCCACCGGGGCGTTCATCAATGTGCTGCTGGGGACATTTCTCAATCACGGTGCGCGCGCGCCCGGCGAGCCTGCCCGTCACCATTTCTTCTACATGCCGATGCAGTGGCCGTCGCTGGCGATCGTGGTCGTCTGCGCGGTATGGGGCGCCATCCGCGTGAATTGATCGCCGGCAGCTGCTCGCCAGGTAGTGCCGGCCGCTGGCCGGCAACCAGGCGGCCCTTCCCGAGCAACCGGAGGAGCCGGCCAGCGGCCGGCACTACCGGGATCGCTTCCGGTCAGCCACACATGGTGTGACCCGGCATGCATGACACACAAAAAAGCCCCGGCTCGCGCCGGGGCTTTTTCGTTTCAGCGTGACCACCCACGGTGGTCACCTGCGGTGGGGCAACCGGGGCTGCCCCTGTCCCTTAACGATCCGGACGGTGCGCCGTGTTGGCTTCGCCCTGGCGTTCCAGGAACTCCTTGGACGGTTCGTCCAGCTTGTCGCCCAGCATGCGGCGGACCACCACGAAGAACACCGGGATCATCAGCAGACCCAGGAAGGTGGCGAACACCATGCCGCCGATCACGCCGGTACCGATCGCGTGACGTGCGTTGGCGCCGGCACCGGTGGAGATGGCCATCGGCACCACGCCCATGATGAAGGCGAAGGAGGTCATCAGGATCGGGCGGAAACGCAGGCGGGAGGCTTCGATGGTCGCTTCGCGCAGGTTCTTGCCTGCGGCCCGCTGCTCCACCGCGAACTCCACGATCAGGATCGCATTCTTCGCGGCCAGGCCGATCACGGTGATCAGGCCGATCTTGAAGTACAGATCGTTCGGCAGGCCACGTGCGAGCGAGAAGGCCAGCGCGCCCAGGACACCCAGCGGCACCACCAGC contains the following coding sequences:
- a CDS encoding amidohydrolase family protein, which produces MRSSLRLPTLFTALVAACATANAAPPIILDNARVFDGERDLGITTLTLRDERIAHIGPPPPALAKGAKRIDYQGKMILPGLVSNHIHVGNTDGLEHGDRFYTRDHVLRDLQQFQRYGITTVTALGMNGAAFTTIRAEVRDQPTLGAQLYGAGGGIGAAAGAPPAKTMGLEHDPVARPTTPDQARAAVRAQQQAGVDVIKLWVDDLGGRFPMMAPPIYRAAIDEAHQHQLKVAAHIHDQAPAADLVEAGVDIIAHGIRDTPVAPALVSAMRDKGVWYIPTVNIDEANYLYAENPQWLQQPFVANALPAAVRERWQQPQWQKAQLAGDGIPKARAAVAMNLRNLKTLHEAGVNIGFGTDAGAMPQRVIGVAEHRELELMTQAGFTPAQALQVATADAARLLGLDDRGRIAVGRRADLLVLGANPLQDIRNSRRIDAVWQAGQQVAGPIEAEAGTAARD
- a CDS encoding MFS transporter — encoded protein: MTALPRDAVPAVRLSSFYLVYYAALGAFTPYWSLFLTSRGMSVTAISVMMGLWYATRIVAPTTWTSIAAASPRPIFWLRLGCVLTLLTFCAFLLPLPQPWLCPAMIAFCFFYNAVMPQFESITLTHLGSDSHRYGLIRVWGSLGFIVVVMLFGWIIEGDGGAGNAHLLPWLMLPLFGLLTASGFANRYARNLQRSDGDVTGFWQIVRKPQVLAFFLAAFMEQLSFGPYYTFFSVYMDHHGYATSTLGVLWTVGVVFEVGVFFTIGRFFRRYDASWMLLIALLSSTVRWAITALFPQNLPVMLVAQTAHALGFAAFFAAAMQMLATYFPGRLNGHGQGVLYGFSSGVGGVLGALIAGQLWPIDQGRTAFLAASGFALAGALLCFFAISLPLLRAASRKPGAV
- the metH gene encoding methionine synthase; protein product: MLPVPVVVDLPPPARASLPMTSSRHTRLSGLEPLVITPDLLFVNIGERTNVTGSAQFRKLVKEERYEEAVEVARQQVANGAQILDVNMDEGLIDSEKAMTRYLNLIMSEPDIARIPVMVDSSKWSVIEAGLKCLQGKSVVNSISLKEGEAQFIEQARKVLRYGAAAVVMAFDEDGQADTCARKVEICTRAYRILTEQVGFPPQDIIFDPNIFAVATGIEEHDNYAVDFIEATRIIKRTLPHCHVSGGVSNVSFSFRGNETVRQAIHSVFLFHAIGAGMDMGIVNAGAMPIYDDLDPELRERVEDVILNRRSDGTERLLEIAERYKGKKGEVRGEDLAWREKPVNDRLAHALVHGMDAWVEQDTEEARARSTRPLDVIEGPLMDGMNIVGDLFGAGKMFLPQVVKSARVMKKAVAYLLPYIEAEKARSGDTAKSNGKIIMATVKGDVHDIGKNIVGVVLACNNFDVVDLGVMVPAQKILDAARAENADIIGLSGLITPSLEEMSHVAREMERQGFTMPLMIGGATTSRAHTALKIDPHYKAPTVWVKDASRAVGVAQSLISRELRDAFVAANEADYADIRQRHRNRGDAKRLVPLAKARAQRFVGDWANYTPPTPRRPGLHVLDDYPLADLVEVIDWTPFFQAWELAGKFPAILTDEIVGPQATDLYQDARAMLSRIVEEKWLTAKAVFGLWPANSVGDDVHLRTDNGPAVLHFLRQQVDKPVERPDFCLADFIAPADTGKQDWIGAFAVTAGIGIDPHVARFEADHDDYNAILLKALADRLAEALAERLHQHVRMDYWGYQPDEQLDNESLIAEKYTGIRPAPGYPACPEHSEKATLFHLLDAERTADMQLTESFAMLPTAAVSGYYFSHPQSQYFVVGRVSREQVVDYAKRKGVDRVQAERWLASNLDYDPE
- a CDS encoding homocysteine S-methyltransferase family protein — protein: MPSLPWLHPDRVHALETALAQRILIIDGAMGTMIQRHGLEEDDYRGERFAGGYDHHHGPGCDHAASGEAPQGHDLKGNNDLLLLTRPEVIGGIHTAYLEAGADLVETNTFNATSVSQADYHLEHLVYELNKAGAAVARACCDAVAATTPGKPRFVIGVLGPTSRTASISPDVNDPGFRNTSFDALRETYREAIDGLIDGGADTLMVETIFDTLNAKAALFAIEEVFDARGGRLPVMISGTITDASGRTLSGQTAEAFYASVAHGRPLSIGLNCALGASDMRPHVETLSTVAECLVSAHPNAGLPNAFGEYDETPEEMATTLREFASAGLLNLVGGCCGTTPAHIRAIAEAVADLPPRRLPAPPLEDAA
- a CDS encoding metalloregulator ArsR/SmtB family transcription factor, giving the protein MDLEDWSVRLKVFADATRVRLLALLEQEELTVAELSAITTLAQPRVSTHLARLKEAGLVRDRRSGVSAYYRFDDAALDPAQRALWHALSTGSDDPLLRKDAERVAAVMASRAADQNWADSVAGDMERHYSPGRTWEALARTALPLLETGDVLDIASGDGVLAELVAPHAKRYVCIDTSARVVAAASERLRRLANVEVREGDMHALPFPDQSFDLVVLMHALTYAAKPAQAVAEGARVLRPGGRLLLCSLARHEHRAAVDAYGHVNLGFSDKELRKFVEKAGLVVSSLETVTREKRPPHFEVISLIASKP
- a CDS encoding acyl-CoA dehydrogenase family protein; this translates as MDFSFTEEQLMLQDVARRIAQEKIAPSAEHHDRTGEFPLENIRLLGENGLMGIEVPEEYGGAGMDPIAYVLAMVEVAAGDAAHSTIMSVNNSLFCNGILTHGSEAQKQKYVRAIAEGEAIGAFALTEPQSGSDATAMRCRAVKQADGTYVINGKKSWITSGPVAKYIVLFAMTDPDQGARGITAFMIDTDKAGFHRGKTEPKLGIRASATCEIEFQDYVAAAEDVVGKEGEGFKIAMGVLDAGRIGIASQAIGIARAAYEATIEYVKDRKAFGAAIGTFQMTQAKIADMKCKLDAALLLTLRAAWVKGQGKRFSNEAAIAKLTASEAAMWITHQAVQIHGGMGYSKEMPLERYFRDAKITEIYEGTSEIQRLVIARNETGLR